The Hermetia illucens chromosome 2, iHerIll2.2.curated.20191125, whole genome shotgun sequence genomic interval GCCTCCTTTTTGGGACCGTCTGATATGGCTAACATTATCTCTCAACTGCATCTACCTTCAGCGTATGACCTTTCTCTTCGTTTGTAGATGATAATAACGActtctccttttttaaggtGTTACTTTTCTGGAGATTTCCACATTCTCCTTGTGGGGCTACTCCCTTTCTCCTGAATTGCGGTTACATGAGTTTCGATATTAGCCGTCCTTTTCACCTGCACCACTTTCTTGGGAGTTGAGCCCCTTTTTATCTTGGGAGTTTACTGCATTGTTGATTGGTTTCATCGTTCGCGCAGCCTCTTTGTTGTACTTTGTATGGGCCTGGATTACTTTTTCACTCGATACCTTTAGTCCTCTTTCATCTTGAGCCTTCCCGTATGCCAACTTGATACTTCTTATCATAACCCTTATATTCTGATGATTCCGGCGTTCTTAGATAAATCAACAGAGCTCGATTAGTTTGTTATTCATTGCGAGAAAGGTAGTTCCGGTGTGCTTGTTACATTTAATGACATAGTACTCGGACGTAGAATGTTAGTTCGTGGGTTGGGCATTTTTTATGATTAATTTAGGATCCTAATCTCTTTATTTACCAACAAATATCTACATTGTTATAATATCATTTATAATTTCGATTTCAGTCCAAAGAAAATGAAGGAGTTGAGGCTCTACGTCACGCCATTGATATCGGGTACCGTCATATTGACACTGCCTTCTTCTATCAAAACGAAAAGGAAGTTGGACAAGTAATAAAAGAGAAGATTGCCGCAGGAGTTGTGAAAAGGGAGGACCTCTACATAGTGACTAAGGTGATATATTGGTTTAACCCAATTTTATGATTGTCATAAACCAACTTCTACATTATACAGCTATGGAACATTTACCACGATCCCGCGAAAGTCGAAGAGGCGTGCAAGAAGTCCTTAGATAATCTGGGCTTGGATTATATTGACTTGTACTTGATGCACTTCCCCGTCGGATATAAGTTTATAGACGATAATCATTTATTACCAAAGGATGAGGCAGGAACCTTACAATTGAGGTAAGATTTGGACTTTTTAAGTTATATCAAAATAAATTCTCCTTTTATTGAGTGTTTCAAATTTGGAAGATTGTTTTTCTACTGAAAAATCTTTTTCAGTGACTACGATTACTTAGATACATACAAAGCTATGGAGAAATTAGTTAAGAAAGGCTGGGTCAAAAGTATTGGAATATCAAACTTCAATAGCGAGCAAACCGATCGAGTTTTGCAAAATTGTGAGATCAAGCCAGTAACGAACCAGGTACGATTTGGATTTTTGTCTTTCTAATGGCaatctttttaaaattaattatttcattCTTAGGTGGAATGCCATCCAGGTTTCAATCAGAAAAAACTTATAGAATTTAGCAAGCAACGTGACATTGTTATTACCGCCTACTCACCGTTGGCTCGTCCAAATCCTGCTGAAAAGAAACCAGCCTTCTTGTTCGACGAGAAAATGCTTGCTATTGCtgagaaatataaaaagacaCCATCACAAATCGCTCTTAGATATTTGGTAAGAAGGTCCTTTAGGATCTAATTTCCAGAGTGTGATTTTATCTATTCATGATTTTCAGATTGACATCGGAACTGTTCCTATCCCGAAGTCAGCGAACAAGAAGCGCTTGGAAGAGAATATCAACATTTTTGATTTCAAGCTGACTGAGGATGAAATCAAAGTGGTCGACTCCTTCCACACCGGGGAACGGATCAATCCATTTAACCTTGTCAAGGCACAGAATcataaatattttccttttgctTTGGAATTTTAAAGTGAATTTGTTGCAATTGTGTAAGATGCTGTTAATTATATACATACAATAACATTTTTGAACAGAATGATTTTACTATTCAATAATTATCTgtttttggtttcttattttgtATTGTTGTGTCCTTCGAATTACTACGTATTCAGCGGAGATCGACTATTCTTACAAGAGACTGCCAGCGTTGGTTATTATTGAAAATATGTCAACTGTTTTACTTTCCTTCTAATTATGCAGTTTTGTGCAGGCTTTAAAGTAAACTTTAAGGTTCCTTAATTAATCCTTTGACGCGATTTGTTAGAGTACTtagaacttcatcatcatcatcaacggcgtaacaaccggtatccggtctaggcctgccttaataaggaactccagacatcccggttttgcgccgaggtccaccaattagatatccctaaaagctgtctggcgtcctagcctacgccatcgctccatcttaggcggggtctgcctcgtcttctttttctaccatagatattgcccttatagactttcatcttcatccattaagtgacccgcccaccgattttatccacaaccagacggtcatggtatcgctcatagatttcgtcactgtgtaggctacggaatcctccatcctcatgtagggagccaaaaattcttcggaggattcttctctcgaccgcggccaagagtttgcaatttttcttcctaagaacccaagtttccgaggaatacatgaggactggcaagatcatagtcttgtatagtaagagctttgatcctatggtgagacagtttttgtaagctgaaataggctctgttggctgataacaaccgtgcgcggatttcatcatcgtagctgttatcgtagaaattgtcaacggtctcaaagttgtattctcctatccttattctttctgtttgaccagtgcggtttgatgttggttggttcgtctagAACTTGCCAAAATATTATCAACGGTGGGATTTCTAAAGTTAAACATCTCTGCTTACCATGtttggtgatcccgagggttACATTATGTTCCTTTTTGGATCGTGTTCAGAATTCAAGTTCATGCATCATGTTCATGACAGCAATCCGAAAATTTAAGCGTTATTATTTCAAGTATCAAGTTCATCATGTATTTGCTTCAAGTAGAACGGCGATGTGACCTGAAGCTCCGTAATCAGGATCAGCTAAATCTCGCAGGTTGCAATGCGCTGGTAATTTGACGTTTGTCTCGAGTGCTGGGTAAATACTGATAATTTTTTAGACGATTAGAGATGATAACTTGATGTCTTCTCCATACTTGGTCGTACCCGTTGCTCTACTTCGCCCTTTGTTTTTATGGGAGACGTTGACCCAAGCCCCCTGATGTTGAAACTTGCATGCTGGTGCTTTATCCCCAATGATTGGACTGTCTTTTCGCTGAGGAGGAGGGCTCTTAAGGTAGTTAGTTGTCCTACACTATCTCTCACCTTGATTCTCGCTGTGGCCGCAGTCTGGGTAGTTTCGGGTTGGTTCGCCATGAGTGCTGTCGTTGCAGAGGCTGGCTACTTTGCGACTTCCTTGGATTTTTTCGATGGACAGTCCTTGACATTGTGACCTTTTTTCATGCAGTTGTAGCAGCCCCTTTGTTCTCAAATTAGGTCCCTTCGTTGAGAAATACTGCTTTAAACTCGCTACATTGAGTACTAAAATGATCCTTTTGGCAAAAACTCCATGCGATTGCTTCACTTGTTATGAGCGCGTCCACTTTGCTCATTTTTTTGTCGCGCCCAATGCTTCCAGCGCTCGGAAGGCGTCCTGCTGTACGACAGTCGTCATCGCTTGCGCATCTGCTGTTCGTTCAGGAGTAGCCAAGTTAGTTACTTTCCAACAGTGCTTTTAAGATAGAGTTTACCTATCTTCCGCACCGAATTGCAATGTGGATAATTCACTTGGTGGAGAGTTGATAAATTAGCTGTATCAGAACCAGATTTTACCTCTTGGTTAATCCAGCTCGACGGACCAAAAATAATTGTGGTTATTGACTTAACCCACAGTACTGGCAACGTGCCAAAATCGCTCTCAAACCAAATTGTTGGAGCAGACTCACCACCAACCTTAGCTCCGATAGAAAAGTTTTGTCAGACTTTGGTATCAAGAAATAGCTGCCAGCCAAGCTGAGATGCGCTGCTGAGATACCAAAGCAAAGAGCATTCATTGATTTTTTAAACGGTCGTTTCCGAGCGCAGGAAGCATTGGACACGACAAAATGCTGGCTTGTTTGTGATGTCTGAACTCAAACCAGGCACACTGTGCGCCCTCAAAACAAAAGTTGGGGTGGGTGCTACTTGGACCCACTTGTGCAAGATCGCCGAATCCTGACGTCATCACCATGATCTCCACAGAGGGTCCAAAAAACGCACTATTACGGAAGTTTTGGGAaatggaagaagttcctgtaGCCGGTCACGTGACAAACAAGGAAGAAGCAATAGTAAACTGGTACCAAATAAGAACTCGAAAAGAGAAATCCGGTAAATACGTGATTAGACTTACCTTCAAGGAGAATGAGGAACCAGAGAGAATGCTACGAGACTCTCAAAAGGCGGCATATATACAATTTTTACAACTTGAAAGAAGACTACTAGGAAACACAGAAGTAAGAACCCAATATGTCGCATTCATGCAAGAATACATCGACTTAGGCCACATGACAGAAATGAGCCCAAAGGAAATTTATGCACCACACAGTTACTAAGCTAAGCTAAGAAGTTAACCAATTGCAACAAGGCCTAATAAGTGTGCTGAACAAAGGTGGATTTCATCTAAGAAAATGGAATGCAAATCACGAGTCTCTACTAGAAGCGATCTCGTCACCAGAGAGAGAAACTCATCTATCATTCAATTCTTCATTAACCGACAACATCAAGACATTAGGGCTACATTGGAATCCTGCAAAGGACGCATTTACATTTAGAGTGTGTTTGCAAGCGACCAAGGATACCCGTCTTACAGAGAGGCAATCGCTATCAGAGACGTCTCAATTATTTGATCCAATTGGCTGGGTCCAACCATGCCTGATAATAGGGAAAATCATCATGTAATAATTATGGTTAAGGAAAACAGAATTGTTACAGAACCTTACGATACCATGGTGGTTATATTGTAGCAAAAACCAATCTCATTGAAGTGCACGGTTTCTGGGACGCATCAGAATCAGCATATGCCGCCGTCAGGTACGCTCGTATACAATACCCGGGTGGCACCACAACAATACGACTATTAACATCAAAATCGAATGTGGCACCTTTGAAGATATCGTCCATTCCACGCCTGGAAATCTGTGGAGCAGTTCTATTAACACGGCTAATGAAGGTAACGTTGGAAGCACATCGATGGCCGCATGGTAAACGGTATTATTGGACCGACTCCACAATTGTACTGCAATGGATTTAAAATCAAACTATCAAATGGAAAACCTTTGTGGACAACCGTGTAAGCCAAATACAAGCTGGCTCGGCATCAAGCAATGGGAACGTGTGCCAAGTAAGTCAAACCTAACTGATATTGCGTCCCGACGAAGCCTCTCCTAAGATTTGCTGGGAAATAAACTTTGATGGGAAGGTCCAACATGGCTGCGAGAAGACTCCTCCAAATGGTCTAGAAATAAAGGCTACGAAAGCAAAGCTGCAGTTGATCTAGAACGATCTAATACTTTTGCGTGTTTCACGATCTCAAAGGTATCCGGGAAGAACGACCTAATTGATAGGATTCCTACCCTATCGAAACTAGTAAGAGTCATAGCACATTGCAGGAGATGGAAGAACCGCCCAAGCACTACCTTTCTGAGCGCTGAAGAGCTAAGCAATGCCGAACTAATATGTGTAGGATTAGTTCAGAGACAAGCCTTTCCGAACGACGTAAAGGCACTAACCAACGGGCATTCGTCGATGGTAACGCAACTACTAACGATGACTGGAAGAATTCAACACAGTTCAAGCACGCCAGATAAAAGGCACCCACTCATATTGCCCCGAGGTCATGTCGCCAATTTGCTCATAAAATATTTCCATCATTTAATGTTACACGGGGGAGCTCCGCTAGTACTCGCCGCAATTTGAGAAAAATATTGGATCGTGAACGGCTGAACGGCAGTCAAGCAAGTAACCAAAAAATGTGTGAGGTGCTTCAAGATAACCGCTAAGCCGGAACAACAACTGATAGGTCAACTTCCTAGTGAACGCGTCATTCCGGGCAAACCCTTCGCACAAAGTGGCGTGGATTATGCAACGACCAAAGCGTACCATATATAGCCGTAGTCGTCTGCCTATCGACCAAGGCATGCACCTAGAACTAGCCAGCGACGATTTATCGCAAGACGAGGCATGTGTCTCACCTTGATGAGCGACAATGGAACAAATTTTGTCAGCACAGACAAAATATTGAGACGTAAAGTAGTAAAGATGGTCTCAGAAGCCCAAGAGACATTAGCAATCAACAAAATCAATTGGAAGTTTATCCCGCCTGGCAGCCCTCATTTTGCCGGAATTTGGTAATCCGCCGTCAAGTCCCTGAAGCGCCATCTACTGAAAGTCATCGGCAACACGCTACTCAATGTTGAAGAAATGTACACGCTGCTCGCGCAAATCGAGGCGTGTATGAACTTGCGACCCTTAGCACCTATAAGTAGTGATCACAACGACCTCGCAGTTTTGACACCAGGGCATTTCTTGACCGGTCAGAATCTTTTCGAACTTGGTCATACTGAAGATAAGCTGCCAAATAAGTGGCAAATGGTTCAATGCATGAAACGAGCGTTCTGGCAAAGATGGAGCCTCGAATATTTGACACAATTGCAACAGAAAAGTAAATGGTTCAGTGAAAATCGTTGAGTAAACGTAGGAGATTTAGTGCTAATCAAACACGAGAACCAGGCATCGCTCAACTGGCCAATGGGCAGGATAACGGCACTCCATCTTGGAAAGGataacctggccagaatggtAACATTAAAAACAGCGACCGGATCCCTTGATCGACCACTTACCTGGATATGTCCACTACCAAAGGACGAACCATGCAAAGTCTCACTGCCGCATTAACAAGCCCCACAATCTGGAAGAAAGCAAGCTGCTAAAACGTATGCAAAGGCCTTGGTTACTATGTTAACAGTCCTTATGTGCATTGATGTCACAACGTCTACATACTCTGTGAAACCACTTAGCGGAGGAATCTACGTGGAACGTTTGGGAGAGGTTCAACACTCATGAGGGCAATTAAAGGTCAACTTCGAACTAAGCGCTGATGAAATATCTACAGATCTGACATATCATGGATGTGCTCCGCAGGATGAAATTTTCATACTAAATTTTAACGTAATGAGTTAATGGAACAATTTCAACACGAAATATTTAGCACGGCGAGTCTAAtccaacaacgtcaaaccagTATCCATTATTTGCAGTGGTCATCGAGAAGATTTTCAAATCAACCAAGTGGGGAATTTTTAAAATTGCTCCAAATTGCAACATCGAAACCGAGACCCCAACAATCCATGCCAGCACCCACCACGACCAAAACCTACAAATTCGAGCTACTTTCATGAAGATCATCAACCCTCTTGAAATTAAACCAATCCGAACACCGCAACTTGTGCATATCAACGCAGAACTCATCTTAAGAGAGGATGACTCATTTGTCCAGGGGGCGCAGCTCAAGGAAGCCGAACTACAAAGAGCCTTCATATCCCCCGTTTGGCATCGAGTTAAGGAGCACACCACCGTTCTGAGCTCCAGCGTAGAGGGTGGATTTGTGCTCATCTTGGCAAGGTTTGTATGGAGGAATCAACCCAGCATCGTCAGCAGCTCAATCACTTGCAGCGACCACACAATGGTATCAGGTTTTCATCAACTGCACCTCTGAAGAACCAATGATTGTTGGCGGGCAGAATGTTCAGAATTCAAATTCATC includes:
- the LOC119649744 gene encoding 1,5-anhydro-D-fructose reductase-like, whose amino-acid sequence is MVIALPQLIIGSMSSSSACFRDVTVGGVRIIQRLHGNSRVLGRQFGDSCHRFYPSFDRGYTGVSADTVKASTLGCSALTSSKIRHISRTSSAGRSESWSVPLSFGSVCSSSFSTATEHRRRGKMVVVPSVKLNDGSEMPVFGLGTYLSKENEGVEALRHAIDIGYRHIDTAFFYQNEKEVGQVIKEKIAAGVVKREDLYIVTKLWNIYHDPAKVEEACKKSLDNLGLDYIDLYLMHFPVGYKFIDDNHLLPKDEAGTLQLSDYDYLDTYKAMEKLVKKGWVKSIGISNFNSEQTDRVLQNCEIKPVTNQVECHPGFNQKKLIEFSKQRDIVITAYSPLARPNPAEKKPAFLFDEKMLAIAEKYKKTPSQIALRYLIDIGTVPIPKSANKKRLEENINIFDFKLTEDEIKVVDSFHTGERINPFNLVKAQNHKYFPFALEF